A genomic window from Pseudogulbenkiania sp. MAI-1 includes:
- a CDS encoding glycine betaine/L-proline ABC transporter ATP-binding protein yields the protein MVDRTSGSYGIEIKNLYKIFGPNGAAYVDSVKQGMSKSELNRQHGHVLGLRNINITMPAGCIQVIMGLSGSGKSTLIRHINRLIEPTAGEILVDGIDVVKMDKRTLREFRRHKTAMVFQKFALLPHRTVLENTVYGLEIQGIPYKQQVDSAMRWLERVGLSGFEKRYPNQLSGGMQQRVGLARALTNDAPILLMDEAYSALDPLIRVDMQTVLLDLQKEIKKTIVFITHDLDEALRLGDRIAILRDGEVVQQGTGQEIVLNPADDYISRFVKEVNRGRVLLVDSVMARAGASSFKPRVSVPMGTTLEAAARRLVEAGETEIGVIDDSGNCMGVLSLEKIMSATLGGGAEQPWVSSGHSRSGETEGAGGAVKLASR from the coding sequence ATGGTTGATCGCACCTCAGGCTCCTATGGCATCGAGATCAAGAATCTCTATAAGATTTTCGGTCCTAATGGCGCCGCTTACGTTGACAGTGTCAAGCAAGGGATGAGCAAAAGCGAACTCAACCGTCAGCATGGCCATGTCCTTGGGTTGAGAAACATCAATATCACGATGCCGGCGGGATGCATCCAAGTCATCATGGGGCTGTCTGGTTCGGGCAAGTCGACACTGATTCGCCACATCAACCGCCTGATCGAACCGACTGCAGGCGAAATTCTTGTTGATGGTATCGACGTCGTGAAGATGGACAAACGCACCCTTCGGGAATTTCGGCGACATAAGACCGCGATGGTGTTCCAGAAGTTTGCGCTGTTACCCCATCGTACGGTTCTTGAAAATACGGTATATGGGCTTGAAATCCAGGGTATACCGTACAAACAGCAGGTTGACTCGGCCATGCGTTGGCTTGAGCGAGTCGGACTGTCGGGCTTTGAAAAGCGTTACCCGAACCAGTTGTCCGGGGGGATGCAGCAGCGAGTTGGCCTCGCACGAGCGCTGACCAATGATGCTCCGATCCTTCTCATGGATGAAGCCTATTCCGCACTTGATCCGTTGATCCGAGTGGACATGCAAACGGTGCTGCTAGATCTCCAGAAGGAGATCAAGAAGACGATTGTTTTCATTACCCATGATCTCGACGAGGCGTTACGACTAGGCGACCGCATTGCCATTCTCCGTGATGGTGAGGTGGTACAGCAGGGGACCGGACAAGAGATCGTGCTCAATCCGGCGGACGACTATATCTCCCGCTTTGTGAAAGAAGTGAATCGAGGACGGGTGCTGCTTGTGGATAGTGTGATGGCGCGAGCCGGAGCGTCCTCCTTCAAGCCTCGTGTGAGCGTGCCTATGGGGACGACCCTGGAAGCAGCTGCACGCCGACTCGTCGAGGCCGGCGAAACGGAAATCGGCGTCATCGATGACTCGGGCAACTGTATGGGTGTACTCAGTCTGGAGAAGATCATGTCGGCGACCTTGGGAGGGGGCGCGGAACAGCCCTGGGTGAGTAGTGGACACTCGAGGTCGGGTGAAACGGAGGGTGCTGGTGGTGCGGTCAAGCTAGCGTCGAGATGA
- a CDS encoding proline/glycine betaine ABC transporter permease, whose amino-acid sequence MEWFKNFPQLDEITLFTLKQAVDDKYRAFSSNYGEGIETFFSPLQKFLNAADAFFTTTPWPIIVALIAAIAWLASRSMKIVAGSVVILMAIGLFGMWEDTMRTISMILVSTIVSILFGIPLGILMSCSDRASRIIKPILDIMQTMPSFVYLIPVVMLLGIGKVPGLIAVVIYAVPPIIRLTDLGIRQVDVEVLEAADAFGSSFWQKLKNVQIPLALPAIMAGINQTIMMALAMVVVAAMIGVEGLGQPVLKAIANQYFTLGILNGLAIVGVAVIFDRASQAYGKRLQKHLEIVHG is encoded by the coding sequence ATGGAATGGTTCAAAAACTTTCCTCAGTTAGACGAAATAACTCTTTTTACTTTAAAACAAGCCGTCGATGACAAATATCGAGCCTTCAGCTCTAATTACGGCGAAGGAATTGAGACATTTTTTTCGCCGCTTCAGAAATTTCTGAATGCAGCGGATGCTTTTTTTACGACTACCCCATGGCCGATCATTGTCGCATTGATCGCAGCGATAGCGTGGCTGGCTAGCAGGAGCATGAAGATTGTTGCCGGATCTGTCGTTATTCTGATGGCTATCGGCTTATTCGGCATGTGGGAAGATACGATGAGGACCATCTCGATGATTTTGGTCAGCACCATCGTGTCTATTCTATTTGGCATACCGCTCGGCATACTGATGTCTTGCTCGGATCGTGCCAGCAGAATTATCAAACCCATCCTGGATATCATGCAAACGATGCCGAGCTTCGTCTATCTGATCCCGGTGGTGATGCTACTTGGTATCGGCAAGGTTCCCGGCCTGATTGCGGTGGTTATTTATGCCGTCCCGCCGATCATTCGGCTCACCGACCTTGGCATTCGGCAAGTTGATGTGGAGGTCCTGGAAGCGGCAGACGCGTTTGGTTCTTCGTTCTGGCAAAAACTCAAGAATGTGCAGATACCTCTGGCACTTCCGGCCATCATGGCAGGGATAAATCAGACCATCATGATGGCGCTGGCGATGGTGGTGGTAGCCGCCATGATTGGTGTTGAGGGCCTGGGACAACCCGTTCTGAAGGCGATCGCGAATCAGTATTTCACGCTGGGCATCCTCAATGGCCTAGCGATTGTTGGGGTCGCAGTCATCTTCGACCGCGCCAGCCAAGCATACGGTAAGCGTTTGCAAAAGCACTTGGAGATCGTTCATGGTTGA
- a CDS encoding ABC transporter substrate-binding protein, translating to MKTSMAKSVSLGVVLCASAGYAFSAECGDVTIASMNWQSAELLANIDKIILSKGYSCNAQLITGDTVPTLTSMAEKGKPDIAPEAAINLAPTVIERGLSEKRLIATVNVLPDGYVEGWWIPKYIADAHPEIKTIADALKQPKLFPAPEDPSKGAVYNGPQGWGSTVITGQLFKGNNAKNAGFTLVATGSAAALDGSLIKAYQRKQGWLGYYWAPTALLGKYKMVKLRSVPHDAAEWKRCTTVADCPNPKPNDWPAQVPKTLVTTDFAKRAGPAIDYLKARSFSNAEVNKVLAWMTDNQASGEDAAKRFLKERESVWTKWVPAAVAAKVKAAL from the coding sequence ATGAAAACATCAATGGCGAAGTCGGTTAGCTTGGGCGTTGTACTTTGTGCATCGGCAGGCTATGCATTTTCAGCTGAGTGCGGCGATGTGACTATCGCGAGCATGAACTGGCAATCCGCAGAGCTGCTGGCGAACATCGACAAGATTATTCTCAGTAAAGGTTACAGCTGTAACGCGCAATTGATCACGGGTGATACGGTTCCGACCCTTACCTCGATGGCGGAGAAGGGCAAGCCTGACATTGCTCCCGAAGCCGCAATTAACCTGGCGCCCACTGTGATAGAACGGGGGCTGAGCGAGAAGAGGCTAATCGCTACCGTAAACGTGTTGCCTGATGGCTATGTAGAGGGATGGTGGATCCCGAAATACATTGCGGATGCACATCCGGAGATCAAGACGATAGCCGATGCACTCAAGCAGCCAAAGCTGTTCCCGGCACCAGAGGATCCTTCGAAAGGGGCGGTATACAACGGACCGCAAGGCTGGGGTTCGACGGTCATCACGGGACAGCTGTTCAAGGGCAACAACGCCAAGAATGCCGGCTTCACGCTGGTCGCGACGGGCTCGGCTGCCGCGCTGGATGGTTCGCTGATCAAGGCCTACCAACGAAAGCAAGGCTGGCTTGGTTATTACTGGGCCCCGACCGCTCTTCTGGGTAAATACAAGATGGTCAAGCTTCGTTCGGTACCGCATGATGCCGCGGAGTGGAAACGCTGCACAACGGTGGCGGACTGCCCGAATCCCAAGCCCAATGATTGGCCGGCACAAGTTCCCAAGACTCTCGTGACCACCGATTTCGCGAAACGCGCGGGACCGGCTATCGATTATCTGAAGGCACGTTCATTCTCGAATGCCGAGGTGAATAAGGTGCTCGCTTGGATGACCGATAACCAGGCAAGCGGCGAGGATGCGGCGAAGCGGTTCCTCAAAGAGCGTGAGAGCGTGTGGACCAAATGGGTTCCAGCCGCAGTCGCAGCGAAGGTGAAAGCCGCTCTGTAA